A window of the Mus pahari chromosome 1, PAHARI_EIJ_v1.1, whole genome shotgun sequence genome harbors these coding sequences:
- the LOC110332149 gene encoding olfactory receptor 10A5-like — MPMATGNQTRITEFILMSFSSLPSEIQTLLFVVFLTIYLVTLLGNSLIILVTLADPMLQSPMYFFLRNLSFIEIGFNVVVVPKMLGTLMAKDISISFLGCATQMYFFLFFGVAECFLLATMAYDRYVAICNPLHYPVIMNQETRVRLAAASWFPGFPVSTLSTTWTFSFPFCANNKVNHFFCDNPPVVRLVCADTSRFEVYAIVGTILVVMIPCLLILCSYTLIAASILKIPSAKGKQKAFSTCSSHLLVVSLFYVSLSLTYFRPTSKNSESKKMLSLSYSVVTPMLNPIIYSLRNNEVKNALSRTFHKALALRKVML, encoded by the coding sequence ATGCCCATGGCTACAGGAAACCAGACAAGAATAACTGAATTTATCCTCATGAGCTTCTCTTCACTGCCTTCTGAAATACAGACCTTGCTCTTCGTGGTCTTTCTCACCATCTACCTGGTTACTCTGCTGGGAAATAGCCTCATCATTCTGGTGACCTTGGCTGACCCCATGCTGCAAAGCCCCATGTATTTCTTTCTCAGGAATTTATCCTTCATAGAGATTGGCTTCAACGTGGTCGTTGTACCAAAAATGTTGGGAACCCTGATGGCAAAGGACATAAGCATATCCTTCCTGGGCTGTGCCACTCAGATgtatttcttcttattctttggaGTGGCTGAGTGCTTCCTCCTTGCCACCATGgcatatgaccgctatgtggccatctgcaatCCCTTGCATTATCCAGTCATCATGAACCAAGAGACACGTGTCAGACTGGCTGCTGCCTCCTGGTTTCCAGGATTCCCTGTATCCACTCTGTCTACCACATGGACCTTCAGTTTTCCATTCTGTGCCAACAACAAGGTGAACCACTTCTTCTGTGACAACCCACCTGTGGTGAGGCTGGTCTGTGCAGACACATCTCGGTTTGAGGTCTACGCCATTGTTGGGACCATTCTGGTTGTCATGATACCCTGCCTGCTGATCCTATGTTCCTATACTCTCATTGCAGCTTCTATCCTCAAGATTCCATCAGctaaaggaaagcagaaagcctTCTCTACCTGCTCCTCACATCTCCTTGTTGTCTCTCTTTTCTATGTGTCTTTAAGCCTCACTTACTTTAGGCCTACATCAAAGAATTCTGAAAGCAAGAAAATGTTATCACTGTCCTACTCTGTTGTGACTCCCATGTTGAACCCCATCATTTATAGCCTGAGAAATAATGAGGTTAAGAATGCCCTCAGCAGGACCTTCCACAAGGCTCTGGCACTCAGAAAAGTTATGCTATAG